A single genomic interval of Halorubrum aethiopicum harbors:
- a CDS encoding alpha/beta hydrolase, with the protein MSRKNPHAGDDPHGDEELVTAGTPLEEADAAVVLVHGRGATARSIVGFGEEVSPADGGVALLAPQAAANTWYPNSFLAPVEENEPGRSSGLRAVETAVETAADAGIPSERVLVAGFSQGACLASEFVARNPREYGGLAVLSGGLIGDSVAVDDYVADAPDDALAGTPAFLGCSDVDPHIPEERVHETAAVVEALGGDVETRIYEGMGHGINEDETEHVSAMVAALA; encoded by the coding sequence ATGAGCCGGAAGAACCCGCACGCCGGCGACGACCCCCACGGCGACGAGGAGCTGGTTACGGCCGGGACGCCCCTCGAGGAGGCCGATGCGGCGGTCGTCCTCGTCCACGGCCGGGGAGCCACCGCCCGGAGCATCGTCGGGTTCGGCGAGGAGGTGTCGCCCGCGGACGGGGGCGTCGCGCTGCTCGCGCCGCAGGCGGCCGCGAACACCTGGTATCCGAACTCGTTTCTCGCGCCGGTCGAGGAGAACGAGCCCGGACGGAGTTCGGGACTGCGTGCCGTGGAGACCGCCGTCGAGACGGCGGCCGACGCCGGGATCCCCTCCGAGCGCGTCCTCGTCGCCGGCTTCTCACAGGGCGCGTGTCTCGCGAGCGAGTTCGTCGCGCGGAACCCCCGCGAGTACGGCGGGCTCGCCGTCCTGAGCGGCGGGCTGATCGGCGACTCGGTCGCCGTCGACGACTACGTCGCGGACGCCCCCGACGACGCGCTCGCCGGAACCCCCGCCTTCCTCGGCTGTAGCGACGTCGACCCGCACATCCCCGAGGAGCGCGTCCACGAGACGGCCGCGGTGGTGGAGGCGCTCGGCGGCGACGTCGAGACCCGGATCTACGAGGGGATGGGCCACGGGATCAACGAAGACGAGACGGAGCACGTCTCGGCGATGGTCGCGGCGCTGGCGTAG